One window of Mucilaginibacter inviolabilis genomic DNA carries:
- a CDS encoding response regulator produces the protein MKILVVDDEADVQPLFTQRFRKEIKSGEMVFTFALSGEEAMGYLEQNHSEVILILSDINMPGMSGLELLKNIRSTYEKPPPVVMMITAYGDDENYRQSMDLGANDFLTKPLDFNNLKDKLKHIEQ, from the coding sequence TTGAAGATACTTGTTGTTGATGATGAGGCCGATGTACAGCCATTATTTACCCAACGCTTTAGGAAAGAGATCAAAAGCGGTGAAATGGTATTTACATTCGCGTTATCGGGTGAAGAGGCCATGGGATATCTGGAGCAAAACCACTCCGAAGTGATCCTTATTTTATCAGATATTAATATGCCGGGGATGAGCGGACTGGAGTTGCTTAAAAATATCAGGAGTACCTATGAAAAACCACCACCGGTAGTCATGATGATAACCGCTTATGGCGATGATGAGAATTACAGGCAATCCATGGATCTGGGCGCCAATGATTTTTTAACCAAGCCCCTTGATTTTAATAATTTGAAAGATAAACTAAAACATATAGAACAATAA
- a CDS encoding adenylate/guanylate cyclase domain-containing response regulator has translation MAKILVVDDESDLELLIKQKFRKKIREKVFDFVFAQNGYDALKKLAEEPDIDVVLSDINMPEMDGLTLLTKLPEANPILKAVMVSAYSDMDNIRTAMNRGAFDFVVKPVNFEDLDITIEKTLLHVIELKKTMQAIKENNILRMYVDENVLNFMTHKEFETSLLSNETIDATVIFIDICGFTAISEHVPANTVVSLVNKLFDAMVKEIIAQNGHIDKFMGDAVMAVFRGEYHLDRAIDAALAVREKMHAAEPIVYGDRTFKPEVSIGINSGEMISGNIGSASLKRLDYTVIGDAVNLAQRLQSVAQANQIIVTEEVYEKAKESFELNKIGEVSLKNKAKPVEIYEVVS, from the coding sequence ATGGCCAAGATACTGGTGGTTGATGACGAGTCGGATCTGGAATTGCTCATCAAGCAGAAATTCAGGAAAAAGATCAGGGAAAAGGTATTTGATTTTGTATTTGCCCAGAATGGTTATGATGCGCTAAAAAAACTGGCCGAAGAGCCTGATATTGATGTAGTTTTAAGCGACATCAATATGCCCGAAATGGATGGCCTTACCCTGCTTACCAAACTGCCCGAAGCCAACCCTATTTTAAAGGCAGTTATGGTATCGGCTTACAGTGATATGGATAACATCCGCACGGCCATGAACCGGGGGGCTTTTGACTTTGTGGTGAAACCTGTTAATTTCGAGGATCTGGATATTACTATCGAAAAAACGCTGCTACATGTTATCGAACTCAAAAAAACAATGCAGGCCATTAAGGAGAATAACATCTTGCGCATGTATGTGGACGAGAATGTGTTGAACTTTATGACTCACAAAGAGTTTGAAACCAGTCTGCTCTCCAACGAGACCATCGATGCAACCGTTATATTTATTGATATATGCGGTTTTACAGCCATCTCAGAGCATGTACCCGCCAACACCGTGGTAAGTTTGGTTAACAAACTGTTTGATGCCATGGTGAAAGAGATCATCGCTCAAAACGGCCATATTGATAAATTTATGGGCGATGCGGTGATGGCTGTTTTCAGGGGTGAATATCACCTCGACCGCGCTATTGACGCTGCCCTTGCTGTACGTGAAAAAATGCATGCCGCCGAACCCATAGTGTATGGCGACAGAACTTTTAAACCCGAGGTATCTATCGGTATCAACTCCGGCGAAATGATCTCGGGTAATATTGGCTCTGCTTCTTTAAAACGATTAGACTATACCGTAATTGGCGATGCCGTTAACCTGGCCCAGCGCTTACAATCGGTAGCCCAGGCCAACCAGATCATTGTAACCGAAGAGGTTTACGAAAAAGCCAAAGAATCATTCGAACTCAACAAAATTGGTGAAGTAAGCCTGAAAAACAAAGCCAAACCGGTGGAGATATACGAGGTGGTTTCTTAG
- a CDS encoding YitT family protein: MTKAEHSLPEIIKDVVTVIIGILFCGFALKGFLVPNSFFDGGVTGISLLIHELYHFNIAFVIVVANIPFIIMGMFQVNKSFALKTFACVVALGICLHYVPYPVITSDKLLVSIFGGVFMGLGVGLSIRGGCALDGIEILALYTLKRSGFTISEIILGINIIIFLIAAFKLGLPTALYSILTYYTASRTISFVIDGLEEYTAVNIISGQSEIIKEKLVMELGRGITIYKGERGFLKESFDVHQPVDIIFTVITRFEVRRLKNLVHSIDPKAFVFTNSIKEAAGGVLKKRVREH; encoded by the coding sequence ATGACCAAAGCGGAACACAGTTTACCCGAAATAATTAAGGATGTAGTAACGGTTATCATCGGGATATTATTTTGCGGTTTTGCCCTGAAAGGTTTTCTGGTACCCAATAGCTTTTTTGACGGTGGTGTTACCGGTATATCGCTGTTAATACATGAATTGTATCATTTTAATATCGCATTCGTTATTGTGGTGGCCAATATCCCGTTTATTATTATGGGGATGTTCCAGGTAAACAAGTCGTTCGCGCTTAAAACCTTTGCCTGTGTAGTGGCATTGGGTATTTGTTTGCATTATGTGCCATACCCGGTTATTACATCTGATAAGCTGCTGGTATCTATATTTGGCGGAGTGTTTATGGGTTTGGGTGTGGGCTTGTCCATCCGTGGCGGCTGCGCGCTGGATGGCATCGAAATACTAGCATTATACACCTTAAAACGAAGCGGTTTTACCATCAGCGAGATCATCCTGGGGATCAATATTATCATCTTCTTAATCGCGGCCTTTAAGCTTGGCTTGCCAACTGCACTGTATTCCATCTTAACTTATTATACTGCTTCGCGAACCATCAGCTTTGTGATTGATGGCCTGGAAGAGTATACGGCTGTGAATATTATATCCGGCCAAAGTGAAATTATCAAAGAAAAGCTGGTGATGGAACTGGGTAGGGGTATTACCATTTACAAAGGCGAGCGTGGCTTTTTAAAAGAAAGCTTTGATGTACATCAGCCTGTGGATATCATCTTCACCGTAATAACCCGTTTTGAAGTGCGCCGCTTAAAAAACCTGGTTCACAGCATCGATCCTAAAGCTTTTGTATTTACCAACAGCATCAAAGAAGCCGCCGGTGGCGTATTGAAGAAAAGAGTAAGGGAACATTGA
- a CDS encoding HD domain-containing protein encodes MQIEQAREFILAKLKKELPECFHYHNADHAVDVYTASKQLAQNEGINDHETELLLTAALFHDSGFLAGQKDHENKSCDNARLYLPNFGYTGEDIERICDIIMATKMPQSPHDHLGEIICDADLDYLGRNDFFVLSKKLFSELEITDGLKNEQDWDKLQIVFLKNHHYFTKTAIEQRNPVKQLHLEEIIKRTV; translated from the coding sequence ATGCAGATTGAACAGGCCCGGGAATTTATACTGGCTAAACTAAAAAAAGAGCTACCTGAATGTTTTCATTATCATAATGCCGATCATGCGGTGGATGTGTATACCGCGTCGAAACAGCTGGCACAAAACGAGGGGATAAATGATCACGAAACAGAACTGTTACTTACCGCGGCGCTGTTTCATGATTCGGGGTTTTTAGCGGGACAAAAAGATCACGAAAATAAGTCATGCGATAATGCCCGTTTATATCTGCCGAATTTTGGTTATACCGGCGAAGATATTGAGCGGATCTGCGATATTATTATGGCCACCAAAATGCCGCAAAGTCCTCATGATCATTTAGGCGAAATTATTTGTGATGCCGATTTGGATTATTTAGGCCGGAATGATTTTTTTGTACTCAGTAAAAAGCTATTTTCGGAACTTGAAATAACGGATGGTTTGAAAAATGAACAGGACTGGGATAAGCTGCAGATTGTTTTTCTGAAAAATCATCATTATTTTACCAAAACAGCTATCGAACAGCGTAATCCTGTTAAGCAGTTGCATCTGGAAGAGATCATTAAAAGAACAGTTTAA
- a CDS encoding TonB-dependent receptor: MTHSLRKNHPPSFSFIFCIFFLTLCLNTRFASAEIPTGSIKGIVKTSDNEPIGLATLLIKETNQRTMTSVNGRFNFKKVKPGTYTLVASFVGSTTKSQQITVTENAETIADFILEDDSKNLQEVSVKGHKTNKFLKKETEDVARLPLKNLENPQVYSVVTSELMKEQIVTSYVDGFKNIPGTGVPLVYNNGRTTLLSRGFTTGNFIRNSVAGYNFNAIDPADIEKIEAIKGPTGTLFNSSLASFGGLFNRVTKQPFGTPHTEIAYQTGSFDLNRLTADVNMPLNQDKTLLFRVNTALHTEHSFQDAGYNRSFFVAPSITYIVNDRLSVDVDAEIGNGSATSAYRLAPDPKAKIYNIKDLGIDYKRSFANNNLDYQSRQIDIYALVNYKISDNWKSQTMFNKTFSTTKGFVTAFTIADTAIRRQATKEDYPYYITNVQQNFIGDFKIGSFRNRIVTGFEYYNQKSNNTNVSVNMPLINYKNPGAAYNNFTPEKVSALIAAQAPIPGNYVQNNQSSYAAYVSDVFNITDRLNAMASIRIDRFENKGAYTPADGKTTGNFNQTAWSPKFGLVYQLVKDKVSLFGNYMNGFNNVTATSFDNTPFKPQYANQWEGGVKVDVWDHKISSTVSYYDISVTNTTMDDPAHPGFSTQAGTQLSKGIEAELIANPFAGFNIVGGFAYNNSKITSAAPGTGIQGLRPAASGPARLANLWASYRITNGKVEGLGFGVGGNYGSSSYQTNTATFKFTIPSYTTVDATAFYDQPKYRIGVKFDNLTNEKYWSFRLAPQNPTRFTLNLTLKM; encoded by the coding sequence ATGACGCATTCTTTACGTAAAAATCATCCACCCTCGTTTAGTTTTATATTTTGTATTTTCTTTTTAACGCTTTGCCTCAATACTCGTTTTGCATCAGCAGAAATACCAACAGGTAGTATAAAAGGTATCGTTAAAACCAGCGATAACGAACCTATAGGCCTGGCCACATTGCTCATCAAGGAAACCAACCAACGCACGATGACCAGCGTAAATGGTCGTTTTAACTTTAAAAAGGTAAAACCAGGTACTTATACCCTGGTTGCTTCATTTGTAGGTTCGACCACCAAATCGCAGCAGATTACCGTTACGGAAAACGCCGAAACAATTGCCGATTTTATTCTGGAGGATGATAGTAAAAACTTACAGGAAGTAAGTGTAAAAGGTCACAAAACCAATAAGTTCCTGAAAAAAGAAACAGAAGATGTAGCCCGTTTACCACTCAAAAACCTGGAAAACCCACAGGTATATAGCGTAGTAACCAGCGAACTGATGAAAGAGCAAATAGTAACCAGCTATGTGGATGGTTTTAAAAATATCCCAGGTACAGGTGTGCCATTGGTATATAACAACGGGCGTACAACACTTTTATCCCGTGGCTTCACTACTGGTAACTTTATCCGTAACAGCGTAGCCGGCTACAATTTTAATGCTATTGACCCCGCCGATATCGAAAAGATTGAAGCTATCAAAGGGCCTACAGGTACTCTGTTTAACAGTAGCTTAGCTTCATTTGGCGGTTTGTTTAACCGGGTTACCAAGCAGCCTTTTGGTACGCCGCATACAGAGATCGCTTATCAAACCGGCAGTTTCGACCTTAATCGTCTTACCGCGGATGTAAACATGCCATTGAATCAGGATAAAACATTATTATTTCGCGTTAATACAGCCCTGCACACTGAGCATAGCTTTCAGGATGCCGGTTATAACCGCAGCTTCTTTGTAGCGCCGAGCATCACTTATATTGTTAATGACCGTTTATCTGTTGATGTTGACGCGGAGATAGGTAACGGCAGCGCCACATCTGCTTACCGCCTGGCGCCGGATCCTAAAGCCAAAATTTACAATATTAAAGATCTGGGTATAGATTATAAACGTTCGTTTGCCAATAACAATCTGGATTATCAAAGTCGCCAAATTGATATTTATGCTTTAGTTAACTACAAGATATCTGATAACTGGAAATCACAAACCATGTTCAACAAAACTTTCTCTACCACAAAAGGCTTTGTTACGGCGTTTACCATAGCTGATACTGCAATAAGACGGCAGGCAACCAAAGAAGATTACCCATATTACATTACCAACGTACAGCAAAACTTTATTGGCGATTTTAAGATTGGTAGCTTCCGCAATCGTATCGTTACTGGTTTTGAATACTACAACCAAAAAAGTAACAATACCAATGTTTCGGTAAATATGCCGCTCATCAACTATAAAAACCCGGGAGCTGCTTACAATAATTTCACCCCTGAAAAGGTTTCTGCACTTATTGCTGCGCAGGCGCCAATACCGGGCAATTATGTTCAAAATAACCAAAGTTCATACGCGGCCTATGTATCAGATGTGTTTAATATCACCGATAGATTGAACGCCATGGCCAGTATTCGTATAGACCGCTTTGAGAACAAAGGTGCTTATACCCCGGCCGACGGCAAAACTACAGGTAACTTTAACCAAACGGCATGGTCGCCAAAATTTGGTTTGGTTTACCAGTTGGTTAAAGACAAGGTATCGCTGTTTGGCAACTATATGAACGGTTTTAACAACGTTACAGCTACCAGTTTTGATAATACGCCATTTAAACCTCAATACGCCAACCAGTGGGAAGGTGGTGTAAAAGTTGATGTGTGGGATCATAAAATCAGTTCAACGGTTAGCTATTATGATATTTCGGTAACCAACACCACGATGGATGATCCGGCACATCCGGGATTTTCAACCCAGGCTGGTACCCAGTTAAGTAAAGGTATCGAAGCTGAATTGATAGCCAACCCATTTGCCGGCTTTAACATTGTAGGTGGCTTCGCCTATAACAATAGTAAAATAACCAGCGCAGCGCCTGGTACAGGTATACAAGGTTTACGCCCCGCAGCATCAGGTCCGGCCCGTTTGGCTAACTTATGGGCAAGCTACCGCATTACCAATGGTAAGGTGGAAGGTTTGGGCTTTGGTGTAGGCGGTAACTACGGTAGCTCTTCATACCAAACCAATACAGCAACATTTAAATTTACTATACCATCCTATACCACGGTTGATGCGACTGCTTTTTATGATCAGCCTAAATACCGCATTGGTGTAAAATTTGATAACCTCACTAACGAAAAATATTGGTCGTTCCGTTTGGCGCCGCAAAATCCAACCCGGTTTACACTTAATTTAACACTTAAAATGTAA